A segment of the Candidatus Brevundimonas phytovorans genome:
ACCGAACAGACCAGCCGCTATGGACTGGCGGGCCACGAGCACGAATTCGAGGGTTGCCACCCGCACGGCGACACCCTGCATTGCGGCGACCATGACGGTGGCGACGACGGTCACGATCACGACCACGGCGACGAAGACCATGGCGTGCCCGAGGTCCGGCTGAAGAGCCGCCGCTTCGATGTGCGCGGCGAACTGCGCGATCCCCTGCCCGGTATCGAGAACCTGCGCCTGCGCGCCGGCTACACCGACTATCAGCATCAGGAACTGGAGGAAGGCGTCGTCTCGACCACCTTCACCAACGAGGGTTACGACGGCCGTATCGAGGCCCAGCACCGCGAGATCGCGGGCTTCAAGGGCGTGGTCGGCCTGCAACTGAGCAAGAGCGACTTCGCCGCTGTGGGCGAGGAAAGCTTCCTGGCCCCCAGCACGACCAGGAACACCGGCCTGTTCGTGATGGAGGAGTATGAGCTGGGCGACTGGCACCTGGAAGGCGCCCTGCGCCAGGAGTGGCAGGAGGCCTCGGCTCTGGGTCTGGCCGACACCGAGCACAAGCCCTTCTCGATCTCGGGTTCGGCGGTCTGGCACTTCATGCCCGGCTGGTCGGGCGCGATGTCGCTGTCGCGCTCGCAGCGCGCCCCGTCGGCCCAGGAGCTCTATGCCGACGGCGTCCACCTGGCGACCAACACCTATGAGATGGGCGACAGCCGCCTCGATGTCGAAACGGCCAATGCGCTGGAACTGACCCTGCGCAAGACGGCAGGGGCCACCACGGCCTCGGTCAGCGCCTATCACTACGTCTATGACGACTACATCTTCGCCCGGACCCTGGACCAGTTCGAGGACTTCCGCCTGATCCGCTACAGTCAGGCCGACGCCACCTTCACCGGCCTGGAGGGCGAGGTGCGCCAGCAGCTGACGCCTTGGCTGTCGGCCACGGTCTTCGGCGACTATGTGCGCGGTGAACTGAAGGGTGACGGCGGAAACCTGCCCCGCATCCCGGCCGCTCGCCTCGGCGTCCGCGCCGAGGCCTTCTCGGGTCCGTGGTCGGGCGATGTCGAATACAGCCGCACCTTCAAGCAGAACGACATCGCCGCCTTCGAGCGCGAGACGCCCGGCTACAACATGGTCAACGCCACCGTGGCCTATGATGTCGATTTTGCGGGCATGAAGTCGCAGGTCTTCCTGCGCGGGACCAACCTGCTGGACGAGCTGGCGCTGAACCACGCCTCCTTCCTGGCCGAGACCGCGCCGCAGCGGGGCCGCAACCTGGTGGTGGGCGTCCGCGCCCGCTTCTGACTTCATCAGAGCTAGAAAAAAGAAGGGGCGGCGTGCGACGGACGCCGCCCCTTCGTGCGTTAGACTGCTGTCGGGCCTGCCGTGACATTTCCGCGTCATTACAGGCTGTTAATCTGACAGAGCCCGTGTCGCCATTATTCGGCGCACATCGGTCTTCAAGCAGGTCGACGCTCACGCTTTCGGTCTAGCCAGGACTCTTCATGTCGCCCGTCGTTCTGCTTCTCGCTCTCGCCTCGCTCGATCCCAATGCGGAGACGACGCCCGCGGTCGCGCCGCAGACCCAGACGCCCGCCACCCCCGCCATCAACGAGCAGGAAGCCTATGACCTGGGCGAGATCCAGGCCGTCTCCACCCGGCGACGCGGCGCAGCCCTGGGCGACTACGAACCCGAACTGGTGCTGGATGAGGAGCAGCTGAAGGCCTATGGCGCCAGCAGCATCCAGGAGCTGATGACCCTGCTGGAGCCGGTGACGCGCAGTTCGCGCGGCGGCTCGCCGGTCTTCCTCGTCAACGGACGGCGCATTTCGGGCTTCCAGGAAATCCGCGGCATCCCGCCCGAGGCCATCGAACGCACCGAGATTCTGCCCGAGGAAACCGCCCTCTCCTATGGCTACAGCGCCGATCAGCGGGTGGTGAACTTCGTCCTCAAGGCCGACTTCCGCTCGGTGACGATGCAGGCCAGCGTCCGTCGCCCGGATCAGGGCGGTCGCACGGTCAGCGACCTGGAAAGCAACATCCTGCGCATCGCCGGCAAGCAGCGCGCGACTCTGGACCTTGAATACGAGAACGACAGCCCCCTGTTCGAAACCGAACGCGACATCGTGCGTGATGACGGCGCCCCCACCGCCTACCGCACCATCCTGCCCAAGAGCGATCAGGGCTCGGTCGCCGGGTCCCTGGTGCGCGATCTGAACGACACCACCGCCCTGACCCTGAGCGCCAGCCTGGATGACACCTCAAGCCTCAGCTATTTCGGCCTGCCCGGCGTCGATCTGATCCTGCCCCCCTCCACAGTTCCGGAAGGCCTCTATCTGGATGCGCCGGGCGCCCTGTCGCGCACCACCGACACCCTCTCGGGCAAGGTCGGGGCCCTGTTGGACGGCTATCTGGGCGACTGGCGCTGGACCCTGACGGGCGGCTACAACCGCACCGAGACCAAGACGCGCACCGGGCGCGGCCTCGACGACGACGCCCTGCAAGCCGGAGTGACGGCGGGCGTGATTGATCCGTTCGGGGACGCGAGCCTGCTGCCGCTGCTCCCCTTCGACACCGCTCGCTCGGTGTCGAGCAGCGCCAATGTCGAGGCCATCATCAACGGCAACGCCTGGGAAGGCCCGGCGGGCGCCCTGTCCTCGACCTTCAAGGTCGGCTTCGACACCCAGTCGCTGGATTCCGAAAGCCTGCGCTATTCGCTGGCTGATCAGGACAGCGTCTTCTCCGAACGCTCCCTGTCGCGCGACCGGACCAGCGCTTCGGGCAATTTCAACCTGCCGATCGCCAGCCGCGACCGTGAGGTTCTGGGCGTGCTGGGCGACCTGTCGGCCAACCTGAACCTGGCCTATCAGGACCTGTCCGACTTCGGCGGGTTGAGCGCCTACACCCTGGGGCTGAACTGGTCGCCGTGGAGCCCGGTCAACTTCAACGTCAGTTGGTCGGACGAGCAGAACGCCCCGTCGATGTCGCAACTGAACGACCCGACCATCTCGACGCCAAACGTGCCGGTCTATGACTTCGCCACCGGCCAGTCGGTCAACATCACCCGTATCGAGGGCGGCAATTCCGGCCTGTCCGAAGAGACCAAGCGGGTGCTGAAGCTGGGCTTCAACCTGACGCCGCTGAAGGACAAGGACCTGCGGCTGACGGCCAACTACACCCGCACCGAAATCGAAGGCTCCATCGCCGCCTTCCCCACCATCACGCCGGACCTGGAAGCGGCCCTGCCCGAACGGTTCACGCGCGATCTGGACGGCAATCTGGTGTCCATCGACGCCCGGCCGCTGAATTTCCAGAAGGCCGAGCAGCAGGAAATCCGCTGGGGCCTCAACTTCTCGACGCCCTTCGGCAAGCCTGATCCGGCGGCGGCCGCCCGCATGGGCCAACGCGGTCCGGGCGGCGGCGGCATGCGCGGCGAAGGCGGCGGCCCGCCTCCCGGCGGCGGCGCAGGCGCGGGCGGTCCCCCTCCCGGCGGCGGAATGCGAATGGGCGGCGGCGGGGGACGCGGCGGCAATCGCGGCGCGGCGATGCAGCCCGGCCAGGGCCGCTTCAACGTCTCGCTCTATCACACCTATCGCCTTCAGGATGAGATCACGATCCGCGACGGTCTGCCGGTTCTGGACCTGCTCGACGGCGCCGCGACCGGCTCGCGAGGAGGTCAGTCGCGCAACGAGGTCCAGTTCCAGATGGGCCTGTTCAAGAGCGGCATGGGCGGCTTCCTGAACGCCAACTGGAAGGAATCCACGCGGGTCAGCGGCGGCGCGAACGCCAGCGACGACCTGACCTTCTCCGACCTGACCACGGTCAACCTGAACCTGTTCGCCGACCTGTCGTCGCGTCAGGCCTGGGTGGCCAAGTATCCGTGGCTGAAGGGCGCGCGGGTCAGCATCGGCGTCGACAACCTGTTCGACCAGCGACTCGATGTGCGCAACGGCCTGGGCGAGACGCCCAACGCCTATCAGCCGGACTATCTGGACCCGCTGGGCCGGACCTTCCGCATCAGCCTGCGCAAGATCCTGTTCTGATCCTCCCTGCCGTCATTCCGGGGCGCGAAGCGAACCCGGAACCCAGACGCAAGGGCCTTCTCCGCCCATGCCATTGAAGCCGCCGCCTGGGCCCCGGATTGTCCCTTCGGGCCATCCGGGGTGACGGCAAAGTGGGCGGATCGCAGCCAAGAAAAAAGGCCCGGTCAGCGACCGGGCCTTTTGACTTCAGTGCGCCTCTTTCGGCGTTTCCATCAGTTCGATCAGGACGCCGCCCATCTCCTTGGGATGCAGGAAGACGACCGGCGTGCCGTGGGCGCCGATGCGGGGTTCGCCCGTGCCCAGGATGGTCACGCCCTTGGCGCGCATCTCGGCGACGGCGGCGTGGATGTCGGCCACCTCGAAGCAGACGTGGTGCTGGCCGCCCTTGGGGTTCTTGGCCAGGAAGCCGGTGATGGGGCTGGTCTCGTCATAGGGCTCGATCAGTTCGATCTGGGCCGTAGGCGTGTCGATGAAGCAGACCTTCACCCCTTGCGACGGCAGGTCGAACGGCTCGCCGATCTTCGTCGCGCCCAGGATGTCACGATACAGCTTGATCGAGTCCGCGATCGAGGGCGTAGCGACGCCGACGTGGTTCAGATTGCCGATCATTATTTCTTCTCCGCCGGCGTCGGTTGGGCATAGCCCAGACGCTGGTTCAGCTTTTCAATCAGGTCCGCCGCCGTGTCGGCGATGACCGAGCCGGGCGGATAGACGGCCGCCGCGCCCATATCGAGCAGGGGCTGGACGTCCGACGGCGGAATGACGCCGCCGACCACGATCATGATGTCCTCGCGGCCCAGCTTGGCCAGCTCGGCGCGCAGTTCGGGAACCAGCGTCAGGTGCCCCGCCGCCAGCGACGAAGCGCCGACCGCGTGGACGTTCTTCTCGACCGCATCCTTGGCGGCCTCGGCGGGGGTCTGGAACAGCGCCCCGGCGGTGACGTCGAAGCCAATGTCGCCGTATCCGGTGGCGACGACCTTCTGGCCCCGGTCGTGGCCGTCCTGACCCAGCTTGGCGATCAGGATACGGGGCGGGCCGCCGTCGTTCTCGACGAAGGTGGCGACCATGTCGCGGGCGCGGGCGACCTTGGGATCCTTGCCCGCCTCCTTGCCATAGACGCCCGAGACGGTCTTCACCGTGGCGACGTGGCGTCCGAAGGCGGCCTCCAGCGCGTCGGATATCTCGCCCACCGTGGCCTTGGCGCGGGCGGCCTTAACCGCCAGTTCCAGCAGGTTGGCGTTTCCGCGCGCGCCAGCGGTCAGGGCTTCCAGAGCGGCGTCGGTCGCGGCCTGATCGCGTTCGGCGCGCAGCTTCTTCAGCTTCTCGATCTGGGCGGCCAGGACGGCGGCGTTGTCGACCTTCAGCATCGGAATGTCGTCGGGCGTGTCGTTCAGATAGCGGTTCACGCCGACCACGGTCTGCTTGCCAGTGTCGATGCGGGCCTGGGTCTTGGCCGCCGCCTCCTCGATGCGCAGCTTGGGGATGCCGGCCTCGATGGCCTTGGCCATGCCGCCCGCCGTCTCGACCTCGGCCATCAGGGCGCGGGCGCGATTGGCCAGATCATGCGTCAGGCGCTCGACGTAGAAGCTGCCGCCCCAGGGGTCGATGGTGCGGGTCAGGCCCGTCTCCATCTGCAGCAAAATCTGCGTGTTGCGCGCGATCCGGGCCGAGAAGTCCGTCGGCAGGGCCAGGGCTTCGTCCAGAGCATTGGTGTGCAGGCTCTGCGTCTGACCGCCCGCCGCCGCCATGGCCTCGACCATGGTGCGCGACACGTTGTTGAACACGTCCTGAGCCGCCAGCGACCAGCCCGAGGTCTGGCAGTGGGTGCGCAGCGACAGCGACCGCTGGTCCTTGGGCGAGAACTTCTCGGCGACCTTTTCCGCCCACAACAGGCGGCCGGCCCGCATCTTGGCCACCTCCATGAAGTAGTTCATGCCGATGGCCCAGAAGAAGGACAGACGCGGCGCGAACCGGTCCACGTCCATCCCGGCGTCCACGCCCGCCTTGATGTATTCCAACCCGTCCGACAGCGTGTAGGCCAGTTCGATCTCGGCCGAGGCCCCGGCCTCCTGCATGTGATAGCCGGAGATCGAAATCGAGTTGAACTTCGGCGTCTCCTGCGCGGTCCACGCAAAGATGTCCGAGATGATCCGCATCGAGGGCGCGGGCGGATAGATGTAGGTGTTGCGGACCATGAACTCTTTCAGAATGTCGTTCTGAATGGTTCCGGTCAGGGCCGCGTGCGGCACGCCCTGCTCTTCGGCGGCGACGACATAGAGGGCCAGGATCGGCAGGACGGCGCCGTTCATGGTCATGGACACCGACATCTGATCCAGCGGAATGCCGTCGAACAGGGTCCGCATGTCCAGAATGCTGTCGATGGCCACGCCGGCCATGCCGACGTCGCCCTTCACGCGCGGATGGTCGCTGTCATAGCCCCGGTGAGTGGCCAGGTCGAAGGCGATCGACAGCCCCTTCTGACCCGCCGCCAGGTTGCGACGATAGAAGGCGTTGGACTCCTCGGCGGTCGAGAAGCCCGCGTACTGGCGGATCGTCCACGGATTGCCCGCGTACATGGTCGGATAGGGGCCGCGCATATAGGGGGCGAAGCCCGGCAGGCCGTGGATGGCGTCGAGGCCTTCCAGCGCCTCGGGGCCATAGGCGGTTTCGACCGTCAGGCCCTCGGGCGTCAGCCAGGGATCACGCGTCGGGCCTTCGCCCGTCGCGGTCAGGTCGAGGTCGACATTGGAGAAGTCGGGGAAGCTCATTGGGCGGCCTCCTCGGACGCGATCTCAAACGGCGCGGCGAAGCGCACCGGGGTCAGGGCGCCGTGGCGCACCGGGACGAAGGCGGGATCAGCGGCCTCGACCGGCGCGGGGCGCGGATCGGGATCGACGTATTTGGTCACGCCGACCATGTGGCGGGCGCCGTCCTTCAGCGCCGCTTCCAGTTGACCGCGGGCGCGTTCGACGCGCGGCTGGATCAGGTGGTGTTTCAGGGCGTCGACCACGCCGCCTTCGGCTTCGATCGACTGGAACTCCTTCCAGCCCGCCTCGGCCAGATCGCGAGTGCGGCTGTCCAGGAACCAGGACCCGGCGGCGGGATCATCGACCCGGCCCAGATTGGCTTCTTCCATCAGCACCAGCTGGGTGTTGCGGGCCTGACGCCGGGCGAAGGCGTCGGGACGACCCTCGGCGCGGGTGAAGGCGTCCAGCACCACCACGTCGGCGCCGCCGACCGCGCCC
Coding sequences within it:
- the scpA gene encoding methylmalonyl-CoA mutase, translated to MSFPDFSNVDLDLTATGEGPTRDPWLTPEGLTVETAYGPEALEGLDAIHGLPGFAPYMRGPYPTMYAGNPWTIRQYAGFSTAEESNAFYRRNLAAGQKGLSIAFDLATHRGYDSDHPRVKGDVGMAGVAIDSILDMRTLFDGIPLDQMSVSMTMNGAVLPILALYVVAAEEQGVPHAALTGTIQNDILKEFMVRNTYIYPPAPSMRIISDIFAWTAQETPKFNSISISGYHMQEAGASAEIELAYTLSDGLEYIKAGVDAGMDVDRFAPRLSFFWAIGMNYFMEVAKMRAGRLLWAEKVAEKFSPKDQRSLSLRTHCQTSGWSLAAQDVFNNVSRTMVEAMAAAGGQTQSLHTNALDEALALPTDFSARIARNTQILLQMETGLTRTIDPWGGSFYVERLTHDLANRARALMAEVETAGGMAKAIEAGIPKLRIEEAAAKTQARIDTGKQTVVGVNRYLNDTPDDIPMLKVDNAAVLAAQIEKLKKLRAERDQAATDAALEALTAGARGNANLLELAVKAARAKATVGEISDALEAAFGRHVATVKTVSGVYGKEAGKDPKVARARDMVATFVENDGGPPRILIAKLGQDGHDRGQKVVATGYGDIGFDVTAGALFQTPAEAAKDAVEKNVHAVGASSLAAGHLTLVPELRAELAKLGREDIMIVVGGVIPPSDVQPLLDMGAAAVYPPGSVIADTAADLIEKLNQRLGYAQPTPAEKK
- the mce gene encoding methylmalonyl-CoA epimerase; translated protein: MIGNLNHVGVATPSIADSIKLYRDILGATKIGEPFDLPSQGVKVCFIDTPTAQIELIEPYDETSPITGFLAKNPKGGQHHVCFEVADIHAAVAEMRAKGVTILGTGEPRIGAHGTPVVFLHPKEMGGVLIELMETPKEAH
- a CDS encoding TonB-dependent receptor; the encoded protein is MSPVVLLLALASLDPNAETTPAVAPQTQTPATPAINEQEAYDLGEIQAVSTRRRGAALGDYEPELVLDEEQLKAYGASSIQELMTLLEPVTRSSRGGSPVFLVNGRRISGFQEIRGIPPEAIERTEILPEETALSYGYSADQRVVNFVLKADFRSVTMQASVRRPDQGGRTVSDLESNILRIAGKQRATLDLEYENDSPLFETERDIVRDDGAPTAYRTILPKSDQGSVAGSLVRDLNDTTALTLSASLDDTSSLSYFGLPGVDLILPPSTVPEGLYLDAPGALSRTTDTLSGKVGALLDGYLGDWRWTLTGGYNRTETKTRTGRGLDDDALQAGVTAGVIDPFGDASLLPLLPFDTARSVSSSANVEAIINGNAWEGPAGALSSTFKVGFDTQSLDSESLRYSLADQDSVFSERSLSRDRTSASGNFNLPIASRDREVLGVLGDLSANLNLAYQDLSDFGGLSAYTLGLNWSPWSPVNFNVSWSDEQNAPSMSQLNDPTISTPNVPVYDFATGQSVNITRIEGGNSGLSEETKRVLKLGFNLTPLKDKDLRLTANYTRTEIEGSIAAFPTITPDLEAALPERFTRDLDGNLVSIDARPLNFQKAEQQEIRWGLNFSTPFGKPDPAAAARMGQRGPGGGGMRGEGGGPPPGGGAGAGGPPPGGGMRMGGGGGRGGNRGAAMQPGQGRFNVSLYHTYRLQDEITIRDGLPVLDLLDGAATGSRGGQSRNEVQFQMGLFKSGMGGFLNANWKESTRVSGGANASDDLTFSDLTTVNLNLFADLSSRQAWVAKYPWLKGARVSIGVDNLFDQRLDVRNGLGETPNAYQPDYLDPLGRTFRISLRKILF
- a CDS encoding TonB-dependent receptor; this encodes MRALRLQTFLLTAAGAAALSTSAVAADDVIQTAHQDEPTEIADVVVRALPLGRAGDDVGSHVALLSGDDLVHRRQSTLGDTLGGIPGVNSDTFGGGASRPVVRGQSAPRVKVLSEGAGLMDASEVSPDHAISGEPLLLEGIEILRGPSALLYGGGAIGGAVNLLDKKIPTRIPANVGEGVVEYRRGAVDNEEAGVVGMTVGAGNFAVRVEAAARKADDYKVPDWDEPRLDGSYNKTSTATLGASYIGSRGYLGAAYTEQTSRYGLAGHEHEFEGCHPHGDTLHCGDHDGGDDGHDHDHGDEDHGVPEVRLKSRRFDVRGELRDPLPGIENLRLRAGYTDYQHQELEEGVVSTTFTNEGYDGRIEAQHREIAGFKGVVGLQLSKSDFAAVGEESFLAPSTTRNTGLFVMEEYELGDWHLEGALRQEWQEASALGLADTEHKPFSISGSAVWHFMPGWSGAMSLSRSQRAPSAQELYADGVHLATNTYEMGDSRLDVETANALELTLRKTAGATTASVSAYHYVYDDYIFARTLDQFEDFRLIRYSQADATFTGLEGEVRQQLTPWLSATVFGDYVRGELKGDGGNLPRIPAARLGVRAEAFSGPWSGDVEYSRTFKQNDIAAFERETPGYNMVNATVAYDVDFAGMKSQVFLRGTNLLDELALNHASFLAETAPQRGRNLVVGVRARF